The Rhizobium viscosum genomic sequence AAATCAAGACCGGTTGCAACACAGACATATTTGACGATGCTGCCCGCCAGAACCTTTCTCAGGCCCCAGCCTGTCGCGCTGTCGGCGATGGCGAACTCGTCGTCATCGCCGATCTCGCTCTTTGCCGCCGCGCCGTGAAGCCAGCCGGCCAGGGTATTGGCGACGTCGTTGTAGATCGCCAGCGTCTTGCGATACCAATGAAAGGCGGAAAACAGCCCGCCCGAACCGGGAACCACAATATCTTCCGGATTCGTTGCATAGGCGGTCGCGAGGCCGGCGCTGGTATTTGCGCTCGTTGCCGATTGAGCGGCTTCCGCGGCCTTCTGCTGGGCGGTCTGCGTCAGGCCAGCAACATCGGGAATGTCGTTGGCAATATCAGCCACAGTCTCCAGATATTGCGAGACGGCGGCAACGGCCTCCAGTGCATCGCCTTTGTTGCTGAGCGTCAGAACGTCTGCAATCAGCTTGTCGATCGTTGCTGAATCGAATGACGGCGGAATGGTGACTGCACGGGCCGCTCTCTCCTTGAGTTGCTGGAGCCTCATCACAACGAGGTCAAGCGCCTGCTCGAGGGTCTCCGCATAATAAGCCCCCTGGTTTTCCAGGTCGGTTTCCTGGGTGAAGGGCACGTCCAGCAGCAAAGTTATCTTGGTGCCGTCCGCCGGGGCGGGGACGATGACCGCGCTTCCGCCGCCATCGTTGCCGACGCCGGTGACGATGTAGTCGGCGTCGAGTACCAGGATTGAATCCGTGCCCGACGCATCCGTTCGGATCACCTGCAGGTGACGGGGCTCAAGGATTTTGAACTTGTATTCGAAAGCCGTGGCGGTGCCGTCCCCATTATAGGGGCCGGATCGGTTTATCTCGCTCGAAATGGTCATATGATTGTACCTCTGGTTTCCTGAACCATAGGCTCAGGAAGGTTGTCGGCTCGACATGGCGACTATCCGCCTTGAGCGGCGAGACGGTCTTGCCTCGTCACGGGGCTGTGACAGCAGGCGCCTTGATCGCTGCGTTTTCGTGTGGATGAAACAAGTCCTGACATCTCGCCGGCTTCGGCTGGTATCCGATCGTTACAGCTCTGCAGTTCGGCTTCGACGCGACAATCGCGACCACCTCGCCGATGGGCTACGGCCATGTCTACGCGCCGCAGCACTATATCGATGCGTGGCTGGCGGTGGCGGACGGCGGCTGAGGTGGTAAGGCTGAAGGGGAAGTTCGAGAGGGAGGCGGTCGGGAAGTGAGGCTTTTGCCAGGGTGCCTGCGATTTCCCGCCACCAGGTTTTCCCCGTCACTCAACGATTGAGTATGGATGTTTCGTATTCACTCACAATTTCATCCTGAGACGGCTTCCTGCGGTTTTTCTTCGTCAAATCCGCCTCGATCGACTGCCTGAGATCGCGTGGAATATCCTCATATTCTACGGCGATATCGTAGCTCTGATCGTCGGCAAGCGCGTTGGCCTGATAAAGGTAGCCCTGCTTCTTTGTGGGAGTCCAGCCAGTGACGAATGAGCCCGGCGAGCTGATGACGATCGGGAACAGCAGGCGGTTGATCATTTTCTGGATGTCGCTCTGGGTCGGGTTCTGGCCGTCGTTCTTGTCCTTGAATACGTCCATCTGATCCAGGAGCGCTAACCGGAACTCGGCGACGCGGTGCGGGACACTGTAGGAGGTGGCGAAGCCGCCGTCCTGGGCGAAGAAGCCGAGCGATTCCAGCTGAGGTTTCGCGAGTTCGAAGGCACTATTGATATCCAGGCTTTCAAGCCGGGCCTTGCGCTGGTCGGTGAGGGCCATCTGCCGCCAGCCGGTGACTTTTTCCCAATCCTTGTCGGAGAGTTTGGAGCGATACCCAAGGAGATCGATCTGCGAGAAGGCGGCGGGATCCCTGGCGAACTCGGTCTGCAGATCGTAGAGCGTCTGCGTGTCCGTCGCCGGCTGGCCGTAGGCGCGGACTTTTTCCTTGTAGTCGCGCAGCGCCAGCATGCCGGATGGGCCGATGGCCTGCTGGATGTGGACGGGCAGTTTCGTCGGGTCGAAGGTCGGGTCGGCGATGACCTCGTTGTTGGCCCATTCCTGCACCTGCACGCGCTGGGCGTCGATCGCCTTCTTCAGCGAGACGGTATAGCCGTTCAGCTGTGCCTCGGTGGCGGCGCGCAAGGCGGGGTCGGCGATGCTGTTCAGGCTTTCTTCGATCCTGCGCAAGCTCTCGGGATTGTAGTTCGGCAAGGTCATGGTCTTCTCGTCGACGGTGCCGGATGTGCGGAAGCCGATGACCTGGCTTGCGGCGTGGGCCGTCAGCGCGGTTTCGCCAGCGCGTCTGGGATCGCGGCCGAGCACGAGGATGTTGCCGTCGGCGTCGTAGCCGCGGAAGATGCCGATCTGACCCTTCTCTCGATCATCAGGGGCGTTGCCGCCGTTCCTCCCGGCGCCTTTGCTTTGAGGCGGGCCGAGCACGACGATGTCGCCGGGGCGGGGTGTCTGCGTCGGCAGGCCGAAATGGCGGAAGCTTGTGGCATCGGCCGCAGTGCTTCCGGCGGGGGCTGTACCGAGGATAGCTCCTGTGACATCGGTCAACCAGGGCTGGAGCGACGGGGCGACCGTGGTGCCGGCGGCATTTCTCACGAAGCTCGCCACCGCCAGATCGTCCTTCGCCTTGCCGGGGAAGGTCAGCGTGGCGGCAACGGTGCGGAAATCCTCCAGGCCGCTCGGCTGGCGCGGCGGGGTCTGAGTGGTCGATACCTGCGGGCCGGCGGGTTGCTGGCCAGTTGTTTGAGAGCGGGCGATTTGCGGGGCCGCGGTCTTGCCCGCCGAACGCGGCGCGCCAAGTGTGCGGGCTCCCCCGGTTCCGCTGCCGGCGCCATCCGTTTCGAGGCCGGTGGTTCTTGCGCCTGCTGTAGAGGGCTGAACCGGGCCGCCGGTCTGCGGCTGGCCGCCTGTACCGCTATCAGCGTTTGGCGTCGCCGCTGTGGGGGCGGCATTGGCGTCAGGCGCGCCGGTATAGGTCGGCGGCAGGCCGGCGATGATGTCGGTGGTGTTCTGCCGGGCCTTTTCCTCGGTGACGGCGGGCTGCAGCGATTTCAGCAGGGCGGTGCTGTCGGCCGACAGCATCCGGTCGCCGGCGTCTTTCACATATTGCTCGGCTTTGATGGCGCTGTCATTGGCGATGCCCAGCGCGACATTCTTCGTCGTGTCGGAGACGAACCGGGCGCGTTCCTGGTCGAGCCTTTCCCTGCTCCAGCCCTGCATGTGGCCCTGATGCTCTATCTCGGCCACGCCCTTGCCGATCTCGGCATCCACCTTGGCCGGATCGCTGTAGACGGCGACGGCGCCGGCGCCGGCGGATTTGATGCTGTTGGCCGAGGTCTCGGCAAACCATGCCTTGCGCTGGTCGAATGTGTGGCGGATCGTGCTGTCCAGCAGGGTGTTCATGCTGGCGCGGCTGGTCTCTTCATAGATGCGCGCGGCACCCGGCGTCAGGCTCTTGCCGAATTCGGCGCGCTTCTGCTCGGCCAGCTTTTCGAAGGCGGCGCGGCCTTCCACGGCGGCGCGGCCGGTCAGCGTCAGGAAGCCGCTCTTGCCGTAAAGCCCGTCGCGCTGCCAGTCGTTGAGCTTCGTCTGCGCATCCTTGGCGGCATTGGCATTGTCAAGCTTTTCCACCTCTACCACGGCCTCGCCGAGCGTGCCCATGCCGGTTGCCAGTCCCTGCATGCCCTTGCCGATGGCGGAGCCGAAAGCCTCGGCATCGGCCTGCACGGTGAAGCCCTCTGTATATTCCGGGCGCAGTGCTACGTGCTGTTGCGTATCCTGATAAGTCGGAACAGTCGGCATCAAACCCTCACTTGAAATAACCCAGGGCCTTGCCCTGCGTATAAACCTTGCCCGTGCCGCCGAGCACGGTGCCGAAGGCTTCGAGATAGCCACCCTTGACGGCGGCGTCGGCGCGCATACGGTCCAGCTTGGCGCTTGCCAGCTGGTTGGTGCCCTGCACCTTGTAGCCATAGGCTTCGCGATAGGCATTGGTGCGCACGTTCAGTGCATCGATCTCGCCCATCTTGGCGGTATCGACGATCGTATCGAGCGGCGAGCCGAAGGAGAGGTCGATGCCGTTTGCGGCCATCGCGGCTTTCTGGCGGCCCTCCAGCTGCGCCGTTTGCAGGCGCTTCTGCTGCTCTTCCTGCTTGCCGCGTTCGATCGCGTCCTTCGCCTGCTTGTCAGCGATCTGCGCATTCATTTCGGCGACCTGGGCGTTGTATTTGTTCGCCTCAGCCGTCGCTTTCGCCTGCTGCACTTGGCCGGCGGCGCCAAGAAGCGTCGAGCCCAATGTCAACGCCAGACCAAGATCACACATCAGCTTCTCCCATTTCGAACAGGTGGAATGGATGAGCGTTGATCTCGACGGGTGCGAACAGCCGGAAGCCCAGCCATTCGAGCCAGCGAATGGAGATCGCGTTGCGCGCATCCACGACGTTTCGCAGCAAGCGATAGTGGCTCAACAGTTGAGCCGGCCAATCCTTGGATATCCTCAGAAAGCCGCGGAAATTCTTCTCCACAGCATCCGTGCCGAGCAGCCAGGGCGCGCCGATGCCGGTGAGGATATTGATGTCGCCGATACCCCACATCACCTCCGGCCGGCCATCGAAGAGGGCTGTCCAGGCAAGGGAGGAGTGGCGGTAGGAGAAACAGAGAGCTGAAAGCGGAGAGCGGCCGGAGGCGGCGAAAACCTCCTCGCGGTCGGCCGCCCGCATACGGGAGGCAATGGTGCGGATATGGCTCGGCCGCGCCTCGATAATGGTGATCTCAGCGGCCAAGGGTGACATCCGGCATGATGGAGAGAATGGTCATCGGCAGCGGGTCGAATTGCTTCACCCACATGGCGCCGCTGGTGCTCCAGTCCCAATAGGGGGTGATGGTGAGATCGCCGGTATAGAGGCTGATCGCCTCATTCCAGTTTTCGTTGCGGCGCTGCTTGTATTCCACCAGTCTGCCGCCATCCCGCTCGCCATCCTCTGGCCCGGTGAAGATGCCGCGGGTATTTTCCACCCGGAAGGTCACTTCGGAGACGGATTTTGTGCGGCCCTGCACGGTACCGAGGCCCTGCACCTGGCCGACATCGAGATCGAGCGTTTCGATTGCTGCCGTCACCGGCAAGCCGATATGGATTTTCGAGGCGGCGTTCTGCAGCCGCACGGCTCCGCCTGTGACAGTGAGATTGCGCACGACGTTGCCATCCGCAAGCGCCACGACGGATTGGCCTTCGAGATGGCCAAGCCCATTTAGCGTAGTGGCGGGCGGGCCGGAATAGGTGAGGCCGCAATCGACGAAGAAGGCGTCCTGCACATCCTCGAAAGCGCGGCTGTGCAGCCGTTCGATATAGCGTTTCTGTGCGCCATTGATCGTGCGGCGAACGATGAAATAGGGCACGTCCTCGCCGTTTTCCTCGATCACGGTCACATCCTCGAAGAAGGCGTCGTTGCCGGGGCCGCTTTCGTGGCGGGTCCAGGCCCAGACATCCTGTTCCTTCATGTAGGTGAGCGAGACCAGCGCGCCGTCATCGAGCACCACCCAGACGACGGAATCGGGCGCCTGGGCATAGTCCCAGGCTGATATCTCGCGGCCCTTGAAGAGGTGGCGGGCAAGGACGGTGAGATCCTTCCCGACATAGCTGTCCTGCGTATATTCATAGGAGAAATCGCGCACCACGCCGCCAAGGCGCTGGGCAAAAAGCACGGTATTGCCGACGACGATCGGCTGCACCTTGGCGGCCCCGCGATAACCCTGGTTGTCGAGCTTGATGGCGGAGGGTGAAATCGCATCGGAGGTCGAGCCTCCGGTGACGATCCATTCGGAACCTGATGTCAACAGCAGCAGCCCGCGCACCGAAATCATCGAGCGGATCTCGTTCACCTGCCTTGCGCGGATGCGGAAGGTCACGGCGTCGCTCGCCTTGGCCGGCGAGGAGACCCCGAAATTCTCGTAATTGGCGGACTGGCTGAGCCAGACGGCCTGCGGGTCATTCTGTGTCGAGGCGAAGGCCAGCCGCTGCTCGATGAAGGTGACGCAGCGCGGATAGTTGCCAGCCGCACTGAAAGGGTTGCGGCCGGCCTGCGGCGTGTCGGAGAGATCGGGCGTAATGTTCTCGTCATCGAAGCTCAGGCCCGTCGTGCCGCCGACATAGCCGAAAATGCCGTTGTCATCGCGGTAGACGATATAGCGCGCAGCACCTGACACGGCCGCCCAGGTGACACGGTTGATGCCGCCCTGGATGGCGAGATCGTTGACGGTGGCGCCGGCGCTCGACGGCAGGCTTTCCTCGCCGCTGTCTGCCACTGCGGAGACGCAGTAGCGGTATGTGGTTGCCACGTAGCCCGGCTTGCCCGCGGTATCGCCGGGTTTGGTGACAGATGGCGTGCCCGCCGGCGGATTGATCAGGGGCTTGAACAGGACTGTCGTCAGCGTCCAGCTATTGTCGGCAAGACGTCCGAGTTTGCGCACGGGGTGATTGACCTGGCAGAGATAGAGCACATCGGCTTCCTGCACGAAGACGAGGTCCTG encodes the following:
- a CDS encoding virion core protein, T7 gp14 family, whose product is MCDLGLALTLGSTLLGAAGQVQQAKATAEANKYNAQVAEMNAQIADKQAKDAIERGKQEEQQKRLQTAQLEGRQKAAMAANGIDLSFGSPLDTIVDTAKMGEIDALNVRTNAYREAYGYKVQGTNQLASAKLDRMRADAAVKGGYLEAFGTVLGGTGKVYTQGKALGYFK